Genomic DNA from Marnyiella aurantia:
TTAACAGGGAGCAAAGGTGTATTTTGAATCATTTCAGTATATTTTATAAAAAACAAAATGAACGATCGCTCGTCCATAGTTTTTCAGTTATTTGAATATTGTTTTATGCTGCGCCCAGTTTAATCTGCAGGTTCTCGATCAGGTTGTCCCAGTACAGTCTGTTCTCCTCTTCATCGCCCGGATCGCAAAAATCGGTGATATTAAGCGACAGATCTTCTGTAATTTCATCTATGACAATGGTCATTTCAAAGAAATTCTTGGTCCCCTCATCCTCTTCCCACCGGAAACGCACAAAACTTTCGGGCTTGTATCGGATCAGGGTTGCCTTCTCTTCAGGGCCATCTCCCCAGCTAAAAAAGAAATCATCTCCCTTCTCAGTTACGTCATCGGCAAACCACTCGGAGAGCCCTTCGGCACTCGCAAGATATTCGTATAAAATCTCTGAAAGACAGTGCATTGGATATTCGTACTGCACTTTCTGCTTTGCCATACTGTTCTTTTTTTTTATTGTTGCGCAATATATAAATTAAAAACGCAACCATGCAACAGAATGGATATGATTTTTCTACGCTTCATCTAAAACGTCGGTAATTATTTGGCAACCGAGGCGAATTTCATCAAAACTTAAAGTTAGGGGTGGGGAAATCCTAAGGTATTCATTGCGGTAAAGTTGCCAGAAGACCACCAAACCTTCTTCCATGCAGCGTTTTGCCACCTGCAGCGTATACTCAGGCTGACCCAGATTTACGGCCAGCATCAGGCCTTTACCATTGATATTTTTAATTTTTGGGTGTACCAGCAATTCGCGGAAAAGTTTTTCTTTTTCAGCAACCTCAGCCATCAGGCCACTCTCAAGAACTTCCTTCAAAGTAGCATGGCTGGCGGCTGCAATAAGCGGATTGCCGCCAAAGGTCGTAATATGTCCCAATTTGGGCGAGTGCGACAGACTTTCCATTATCCTGCGTGAACTCATAAAGGCACCTACCGGAACGCCACCGCCCATACCTTTTCCCATGACCAGGATGTCGGGTACAATTCCATAGTGTTCAAAGGCAAAGAGTTTACCTGTCCTCCCGAAACCCGGCTGGATTTCGTCCAGGATCAGCAATGCCCCTACCTCTTCGCAACGCGATTTCAGTTTTTTCAGATAATCCCCTTCTGGGAGAATGAATCCGGCCGCTCCCTGTATGGTTTCCAGAAGGACGCAAGCCGTTTTGTGCGTAATATTCTCCAGATCTTCTTCTTTATTGAACTCGATGAAGTCTACCAACGGCAGCAGCGGCCGGAATTCGCGTTTGTGGTATTCGTTGCCTGAAACCGAGAGTGCGCCGTGGGTGTTTCCATGGTAGGAATTGTGAAAGGAAACGATTTCTTCCCTCCCCGTATATCTTTTGGCCAGTTTCAGGGCGCCGTCTATCGCTTCCGCACCTGAATTCACGAGGTAAGTGACCTCCAGCGGATCGGGTGTAGATTCAGCCAGCAATCTGCAGAGTTTCACGGGCATTTCCTGGGCATATTCGCCGTAGACCATAACGTGCAGGTATTTATCGGCCTGGTCTTTAATGGCTGAAATGATTTTGGGATGTGAATGACCAAGAGTATTGGCAGAAACTCCGGCTACAAAATCCAGGTATTTCCGGCCGTCTTTGCCGTAAATATAGCTCCCTTCGGCCTTTTCCACTTCGAAACCGGCCGCAAATTGGGTGGTCTGAGCCTGGTATTTAAAGAAATCGTTTTGCATGGTGCAAAAATAAGAAAAACCGCCGGGTAGCGGTTTCGATTATTGTTTGGTGAAGATTAAATCCTTGGTATCAGGCAGGTAAATCTTTTTGTCCACATTTGGCGGACAGCTTACGTCATCAATGGCGGTTGTTTGGGGGTTGTACGTCCAGGAAATCTGAGTAGGACTGATCTTTTTCATATAGATCAATCCGTTTCCAATGCTGCAATTATTGCCCGAATACGAAAAACCAAGTGATTGAATTTGGGGAATAAAGGTGATGCTTTCTATTTCATTTGTTGTTGTTGCAATATTTTGAGTATCCTGTAAAACGGTACCAGAGAAATTTTTAACAATGAATTTCACTATTAAAACATCTTGAAAGTAATTTTTATTTCCATACGCGATTGGCTTTTGAGAAACTTTACTGATAAATAAAGTTGTCTCCCTTCCTTCATATGTTACTTTATACTCTCCTATGAATGGGTCTAATTCGTTATTTAAATCTTTCACATATGCTCCATCTGGTATATCGTCCAGACTCGTATTAAAAGCAACAGTTTGAGCTTTGCATGCTATACAAATTAAAAATAAGGCTAAATAAAGTAATTTTTTCATAGTAAAAATTTTAAATTATGGGCAAGGTACAGCATTTATCGAACCGTCAGGGTTTGGGGTTATATTAGATACCGTATAATTGTTATTATTTTTTTCAATTCTTTGTAACATCACTTTACCTTGCTTATTCATCAATTTTAATGTTTCAAAGAAAAACTTCTCAAGACCTTCGTTAGTCAAAATATTGCTGTAAGGTGATACTGTATTCGACGAATTTGTTTGAAGATACAGTTCTCTTCTTTTTTGTTGATTTATCAATTCCTTAAAATCATAATTAGCTTTTAAAAAAATATTTAAATCCTGTGCATTACCTGTAAAACGTATAATGTAATTCCTATAGCACCAGCCACCTGGGCACGAGCCACTTGCATCTGACCCTACCATTTGAAAGAAAGCATTTTGATAGTCGCTTTCCTGATAATTTACAACGTAGCTCAGTAATTTTGCACCAATATCGGTAGCAGAAAACATTTTGATGCCATCCGGTGTATGGTTGTGTCCGCCTCCCTGCTGACCGGTAGCCGATCCGAGATTAACGCGATGCTCTTCGCCATCAATCAATGGTGATACGAAACCTGTTATACTTACGTTATAGCCTTTTTCATTTTTAGCCTTAGATTGACTGTCTAAGCTTTCAGTATGTGCCTTAATTTCCGGCCGTTGCATTAATGTTTTCGTGTTATCGCACGGCGTCTGTGGTTTGGGATCAGTTAAAATCGGTATTATCGGTAAAACAGGGGTACAGCCATTCTCACCAATACCGGTTGAAGGGTCGGTAGGATCGGTGGGAATCTGTATACACTCTGTTGGTTCTGTAGGAGGGCAATCTGGACACGTTTCTCCGCCACCGCCAGGAGTATCACCCGGTGTTCCGGGAACTGTTGGCGTACTGCCTATTGGTGGCGGTTCATCAATACTTTCGCACTGTTCCTGATATAATATAACAAAGGTAGATGGATGGTCAGCTTCACATGGCCCATTGGGAGCAGACGCTTCACCATTACTGTGCTTTAGGCGTCCATCACAGACGGTATAATAAGATCCCACAAAAACCATCTGACAGTTTTGAAGGCTTAAGGTTTGGATTAACCCTCCATTGTTGTATGTCCCTGATGTAAGTTGCCTCATTTTTATTTTATTTTGTGGAATAGGCCAAGCTCCACTTTCAAATAACTGCTGCTCCTGCTCAGTGATAAAATATTCAATTAAATATTCCTTATAGCTCCCATCAGGAAGTGGTGTAAGAAGTAAATTTTCAATAGGTTCATTCACTTGGGAGTTCGTCCTGTTAATCTTGAAGATGTAGTTGTGATAATTTCCATTCTCAATATAAACTACATGATCTGTGTTAATAGATACACTATCTCCGTAATTCACTGTTTTTCCCAAAGTGTTTTTTATAGAAGGTTTTGACAGCATTTCCTTAGAGTTGGATAACTCCGAAAGTAATCTTGTTCTGTGCTTACTTTCATTCAGAGAGATAATCCTGGTGATTAGACCTTCAGTAAGCTGTACATTCCTGTGCTCTGCATCCTGCAAGTAATCGCTACGGCAAGCCGCAAGAACCATAAACAGTAAGAGTAAGTAAATTTTGTTCTTCATTTAATTAGTTTAGGTATTAGTTGTTGCTAATACACAACTTACTTTTTCAAAATAATTTCCTTGAGATCCAAACTTCGCTGAACTGCACCTCTTTGAAAACTCAAGAGTACCCGCGCCCCGACCTGAGTGGAGCTCTTTTTATGGAGCAAAGCGGAATAAAAGCGGGAACGGAGGGCGGAAAAAGGCGCCCTGAAAACAAGACAAAAGACAAAGAATAAAGAAGAAAGTGCAAAGATGGAGTTACCTCCTGACCCTTTTGGGTTTCTTGGCTTCTTCTTCGGCGCGGGCGCGGTCTACTTCGGCCTGTGCCGCATCGAAGAACGGATTATCTTCAGTATACTGAACTTCTTCGTAGTTGGGCGTGTCCACGAAAATATCCTGCCACTTGAGCAGGCGGTCTTTAGTATTCCAGTTGAAACCCTGCAGAAACCTCATCTCTTTGGAGATCTTGCTCATAGGATAGATATCCGTTAATGCACCGATATTGCAGGATACAATCTGAACTCTCCGCTCTTCGAAAAGGGCTTCAATGATCCCACAGGTTGAAAGTGCCACGCCAATCCTTTCTGTTTCGCGGGTCCTTTCGTTTTGATCGTCGGCATAAGTAACTGCCTGCGCATTACCAATGACATTGGCCAGGTTCACTTGGTTTTCTTTATAATAAACGGTCATCAGCTTACCTTTAACCTGGTTGAATTCGTCCTTCAGGTTCAGTGAATCGGCTTTACTGATGGCAAAAGCGTTTCCAATGACCTTCAGCGAGTCGATGTACTCATTTTCGGTATCGAAATAGGCTTCAATCTTATCTCCCGAAACCTGTTTGGCTCCACTCCATGCAATAGGACTGCCGGCCAGATGCAGCACACCGTCGGTTTCATTGAAACTGAGCGAGTCTGAACGGGACTGTATATTCGATTTGAAGAAACGTGCCTGACGGTAGGCGCGCAGGAAACTCTTTTTTACATTCGTTGAGTCCATTTTCTGGTAGGCCAGAATTCGGTTTGCTGAAAAGTAAATGGAGTCGTTCTCCAGGATTTTTACGGCATAGGCCCTCTCAGTAACCATGGCCGAATCGATTTTCTCGTAAATTTCGCCATAACCACCTTTAATATAACGGCGTTCCTGCGGATCGTTCAGGGTTACATTTCCTGTAGCTGTACCAAAACCGGTGATTTGGTTGAAGTACATCCTGTCACCTACCAGCGTTTTGTTGTTATAGTAAATCGTAGAGTTTTTGTTAAGCCATACTTCCTTGGTGTTCTGGTTGTAGGTACCGCTTTCGGTATAGACTCTGTTGGACGGGTTATCTCTGTTAATGATGGTTGTAGGACCGTTAAAAGTAGCCACATTGGTATTCTGGTTCTGCACGATGTTGGTGCCGTCCACAATATACTGGTTGTTCTCGATCTTTACATTACCTGTAAAGTCAATGAGTTTGGTCGCGATATTATAGGTAGCCGACTTCGCGTACATAATACCCTGTCCATCCGTGATGGTACCTCCGGTATTGAAGTAAGCTTTGTTCGAAATCCTGTCATAGTAAAGGGTTTCTGTACGGATGGTCTGTTTGGGATCTGTAAGGACCACATCCTTTTTGGCGATACCTCGCTGGGTATTTCCGTCGTATTCCATTTCGCCGGCTGTGATTACGGAACCATCGGCATTTACAAGTTTAACATGTCCAAGTGCTTTTACAAAATTCTCCTTTTCGTACCAGATCACAAAATCGGAGGTAACTACAGAACCCTGATGGTCAAACTGTACATTTCCTTCAAAAAAAGTATTTCCGTTAAACTTGGTGGGGTCTTTCTTTACAAAATCGGCGTGAACGAGCTTTACCTTCTCGCCTGTCTTCTGCTGCGCCTGCTGCTGACTGAAGAAAGGGTCCTTTACAAGAGGATCCGTGGGCCTGGTGGTAATTTGCGCCATAAGCTGCACCGAAGCAAATAGGAAAATCGCAAGAAGTTTCTTCATCAATCTTTTTTGGTACCGTAGAAGTAAAGCGAGTGAGAATTAATATTTACACCAAAGGCATCTTCGATAGACTGTTTGATTCCCTGTATCCGAGGGTCACAGAACTCGATGATTTCTGCAATTTCCTTGTCGGAGTCGCGCTTGTATATTACCAGGTGGTCGTGTTGCTTATCGAAATAAGATTTCTCGTAGGATGATGTGCTCAGGGTCTTTTCGCCAAATTGGTGCTTGCGGATGAGGCCGGCATCCAGAAAGATCTCGATGGTATTGTAAATGGTGGCTTTGGACACGTGATATTTCTTCTGCATCATAAGCAGATACAAATCATCTACATTGAAATGATGGTCCAGGGAATAAATTTCCTCCAGAATGGTGTAGCGCTCCGGCGTGTTACGGAATCCTTTTTCCTGAAGGTATTGCCTAAGGACATCTTTAATCTGTTCTACATTTTTATCTTTCTGTACGGAATCCATTGCTGCTGTTTGCTGCAAATTTATCACTTTTTTCTTTGACACTGAAAAACAGTGGGGAAGCGTATCCCGTCAGCCTTCCGACCTTTTGAAATCAACCTGCTGTATTTTTTTTACGATGATATGCTGGTCCAGCAGCGGCGCAGATTCAACTACGACATTGTGTCTTGAAACACCCCAGGCTTTGAAATCGTCGCTGCCAATATATTTTACGAAGTTGTAGATGTTCAGCGTAATCTTTTCCTTGATGGTAAGCAGCGTATCGTTAATGTAGGTATTGTCGATAATTACATACTTAAGGTCAGGCGGAATATTGTGGGCCCGCAGTGAAGGATAACTGCTTCGGGAGGGGATTACACCTTCTGCCATAAGGTCCTTCAGTACATCATCAAAATAATCATTGATGCGACGGTCTACCTTAAAACCAAGCATAAAGTTGACCCTGTAAATGGTGCCCGCCACGATTTCCTCCACTGAGTATTTGAATGTGAAAGGGTCTTCCTGATTTACGATATTCAGTATAAAGTAATGGTCCGCACGTTTGGGCTGGCGGCGAAGGATGGAATAAATGATCTTTGCCTCAATCTCATTTTCTCGTTTTGCACGGCTCAGATATGCAAGGTTGGTAGCGTATTTAGGGATGGTCTCATCCAGTTTCATTTCCTTGATTATGGGAACATACTTGTCAAAACTCACAAATTTTATAAAGTTATTCTTGATTCGCCGGCCGTTGTACCAGGCATACATACAAACGCCGATGAACCCACCCAGCACTATGGTCAGCCAGCCACCATCAAAAAACTTAATGACGTTCGCACTGAAAAAACCAAGTTCAATGAACAGATAGGTTCCACCGAAAAGAAGCATGAGTAAGGGGTGTACCCTTCTACGTCTCAGCCAGAATAGTAAAAGCACAGTGGTCATAAGCATCGTAATGGTGATGGTAAGACCATACGCAGCTTCCATTTTACCGGACTCCTGAAAATAGAGTACCACAATGATACACATAAGCAAAAGGCCCCAGTTAATACGTGGGATGTACATTTGCCCTTTAACACCGGAAGGATAATCAATCTTTTGGTTTGGCCAGAAATTAATGGACATGGCCTCGGTAAACATGGTAAAAGAGCCTGTAATTACGGCCTGGCTTGCAATAATTGCAGCTGCTGATGCCAGTACCACTCCCGGAAGGATAAGATATTCCGGCATGATTGCGAAAAAAGGATTGAGACCTTTCGCCTGCACCGTATC
This window encodes:
- a CDS encoding OstA-like protein, whose product is MKKLLAIFLFASVQLMAQITTRPTDPLVKDPFFSQQQAQQKTGEKVKLVHADFVKKDPTKFNGNTFFEGNVQFDHQGSVVTSDFVIWYEKENFVKALGHVKLVNADGSVITAGEMEYDGNTQRGIAKKDVVLTDPKQTIRTETLYYDRISNKAYFNTGGTITDGQGIMYAKSATYNIATKLIDFTGNVKIENNQYIVDGTNIVQNQNTNVATFNGPTTIINRDNPSNRVYTESGTYNQNTKEVWLNKNSTIYYNNKTLVGDRMYFNQITGFGTATGNVTLNDPQERRYIKGGYGEIYEKIDSAMVTERAYAVKILENDSIYFSANRILAYQKMDSTNVKKSFLRAYRQARFFKSNIQSRSDSLSFNETDGVLHLAGSPIAWSGAKQVSGDKIEAYFDTENEYIDSLKVIGNAFAISKADSLNLKDEFNQVKGKLMTVYYKENQVNLANVIGNAQAVTYADDQNERTRETERIGVALSTCGIIEALFEERRVQIVSCNIGALTDIYPMSKISKEMRFLQGFNWNTKDRLLKWQDIFVDTPNYEEVQYTEDNPFFDAAQAEVDRARAEEEAKKPKRVRR
- a CDS encoding Fur family transcriptional regulator, whose product is MDSVQKDKNVEQIKDVLRQYLQEKGFRNTPERYTILEEIYSLDHHFNVDDLYLLMMQKKYHVSKATIYNTIEIFLDAGLIRKHQFGEKTLSTSSYEKSYFDKQHDHLVIYKRDSDKEIAEIIEFCDPRIQGIKQSIEDAFGVNINSHSLYFYGTKKD
- a CDS encoding START-like domain-containing protein is translated as MAKQKVQYEYPMHCLSEILYEYLASAEGLSEWFADDVTEKGDDFFFSWGDGPEEKATLIRYKPESFVRFRWEEDEGTKNFFEMTIVIDEITEDLSLNITDFCDPGDEEENRLYWDNLIENLQIKLGAA
- a CDS encoding KUP/HAK/KT family potassium transporter, with the translated sequence MNSLAGGHQFDLKKLSFMGVLVSLGIVFGDIGTSPLYVMKAIVGAREDSASLPLDEYIEGALSCIIWTLTLQTTLKYVIIALRADNKGEGGILALYSLVKKFRKRWLYLIAIIGGATLVADSVITPSLTVMSAIEGLKIYNPETPVVLITCGILLVIFVVQQFGTSFIGKFFGPVMVIWFLALGIFGSMHISDHIEIFKSFNPYYAYQLITHSPSAIVILGAVFLCTTGAEALYSDLGHCGIKNIRISWIFVKVMLILNYLGQGAWLLDNIDTVQAKGLNPFFAIMPEYLILPGVVLASAAAIIASQAVITGSFTMFTEAMSINFWPNQKIDYPSGVKGQMYIPRINWGLLLMCIIVVLYFQESGKMEAAYGLTITITMLMTTVLLLFWLRRRRVHPLLMLLFGGTYLFIELGFFSANVIKFFDGGWLTIVLGGFIGVCMYAWYNGRRIKNNFIKFVSFDKYVPIIKEMKLDETIPKYATNLAYLSRAKRENEIEAKIIYSILRRQPKRADHYFILNIVNQEDPFTFKYSVEEIVAGTIYRVNFMLGFKVDRRINDYFDDVLKDLMAEGVIPSRSSYPSLRAHNIPPDLKYVIIDNTYINDTLLTIKEKITLNIYNFVKYIGSDDFKAWGVSRHNVVVESAPLLDQHIIVKKIQQVDFKRSEG
- a CDS encoding aspartate aminotransferase family protein; this encodes MQNDFFKYQAQTTQFAAGFEVEKAEGSYIYGKDGRKYLDFVAGVSANTLGHSHPKIISAIKDQADKYLHVMVYGEYAQEMPVKLCRLLAESTPDPLEVTYLVNSGAEAIDGALKLAKRYTGREEIVSFHNSYHGNTHGALSVSGNEYHKREFRPLLPLVDFIEFNKEEDLENITHKTACVLLETIQGAAGFILPEGDYLKKLKSRCEEVGALLILDEIQPGFGRTGKLFAFEHYGIVPDILVMGKGMGGGVPVGAFMSSRRIMESLSHSPKLGHITTFGGNPLIAAASHATLKEVLESGLMAEVAEKEKLFRELLVHPKIKNINGKGLMLAVNLGQPEYTLQVAKRCMEEGLVVFWQLYRNEYLRISPPLTLSFDEIRLGCQIITDVLDEA
- a CDS encoding DUF6705 family protein, which gives rise to MKKLLYLALFLICIACKAQTVAFNTSLDDIPDGAYVKDLNNELDPFIGEYKVTYEGRETTLFISKVSQKPIAYGNKNYFQDVLIVKFIVKNFSGTVLQDTQNIATTTNEIESITFIPQIQSLGFSYSGNNCSIGNGLIYMKKISPTQISWTYNPQTTAIDDVSCPPNVDKKIYLPDTKDLIFTKQ